In the Primulina tabacum isolate GXHZ01 chromosome 7, ASM2559414v2, whole genome shotgun sequence genome, AGTAAATGAGAGATGGCACAGACAGATAGAAGTGGagtataaattataataaactttcaaaCGCTGCAACCCCaatcttttattaaaaaaaattcatttagtTAAAGAGAACTCTTGTAGTCCTATGTTTCCGGACAAGTAATGATCAAAACTTCATTTTTCTGCTAAAATTTTGTGCACAAGACAAGTATGTAATATAGTTACAATTTCCCAGCTATACAAAGCAAGTGGAGAGTTGTACGTATTGGATTTGCAACAGTTAAAGGGACCTCCATTTCTGTTCCTTGAAGTTTGTGCTGCTTTTAGAGCTTTGGTGATGTAGCTTATTACAATTATATGGATGTACCAGCCTCTGCCTGTGGAATATACATAATTTTGCCATTTCGATCTTTTTAGTGATATATGTGTATGTGTTGGAACTTATACTTTAAATTGTGACTTGTAATTTTAAGTAACCTATTGAAAGAAGTAAAAATTTTGAATGTTAGGATGCCAAATGCTGCAAGTATCTGTTTGTATTGCAGAACGTCACAGCTATCAGTTTGATATAGAGTTGTCACTCAAGATAGCACTAAATTTCTCTTCCTGATTAGGATGCAAACAAACCTAATTGCTAATTCCTTCTATTCATTTTAGAATATCTCAAAATCCACAATGCTGAAAAACATTGTCTTGTAATTGCTAATTACTCATAAGTAGTGCTTGAGTTAAACTCGAGCTTTAATTTATCAGGCTCGTGTGCTCCTCAAACAATCGAGCCCAGGCAATGAATATTATTAGTATTATCATTGTGTGAATctgatttaaattaatatttttgtcgTTTGTCCACAATTACATATGCAGTAAAGGGCATTTTCGTGAATTTGTAGAcaagctcgagctcgactcaTGCTCAATTAAACCGAGTTCAAAAATCTCAACATGCTCCACCTCGATTTGGCACCATGTGCAGATTCCCGACTGTTATTACCTATTGTTTTCTCGGTGAAGTCACCTGCATATGACCAGTACAAGTACCAGAACCAAAAGTATAAATGACAAAGGTGAAAAGAAAAAACATCCGGGCAGGTTGGTCATTTTTACACTGATAAAACAGAGATTAATGGACTATCAGAAGAGTTGAGAAAAGTTACCAGAAGGAAGAAAAGACTTTCAACATTTCCAAATTACATACACATAATTAAATGCTCTACAGCATCAGCTTCTAACTATACAAATGTTTCCGCGAAAAAGGAGAAAAAATTAGGGAACTAGAAATGTAGCAATATCATTTTCCCACTTGCCGTATCTTGAGCTAAAACTACCACCTCCCCTTTGCTCAGCAAACTCCTGAAACACTTCGCGAGCAGAAGTATCCCAAGTTTTAAGCATTTCTTTAAGTGGTATAGGCTGCGAGCATTTTCTAAGTGACAAACTGAAAATGGATTTTGCCTTCAACCAGAGATCTTTCCCTTCTTCATCTCCACTGTGAGATAAAGCACACATGTCAGACACATTTTTATGTCAGGCTGCGATAAAACCTTCATTTTTTATTGTGTTAGATATATCCTCTAGTCAATTTGTTTTGAACTCGCAAATCCATACTCATTTACGCCGTTATTTGAAAACAGGGAGGGTCATTAACACGTTATGGGACTGTCATTAGCAAGCAAATGAATCCCAACAAGATAAAGCTTTTACTAAACAACGCATGTAACAGAAAAACTTAGTCACAAAAATAATGTATAATAATTGGTTTCTCACCTAAAATCAAGAGGCAATGCTTCCGACACGACGGGAGAAGATTATCAGGTGTCACAATCAGTTCCAGAAGCAGAGTGGGAAACTGTAAGCATGgaataatattgtttaacttaTTCACTGGAAATTCCAGAAAGCAAAGGAAGAAAAAGATCCAAAACGCGTTACCATCTTTTCTGATTTCATTAAGCATATGGTTAATTTCCTTGATCTCTTGTAAGATGAGATTACTAGGCTGTGATTATACATTACAAAATTTTAGATATTGGAGTACAAgattataattttttcaaaattctgcacgccaagaaaatttattttgatatgGGAGGTGAAAAATTAAAAGGATACCTCTTTTTTCAAAAACTCGAGTAAAtgcaatcaaattttttttaaaaaaaaatctcaaatacccaacaaaatTTGATAGTGTTAGTTTTAATatcttttaaaagttttttgtTTGTACGCAAAAAATCTTGTAAGACAGTCTTACATATCACTTTTATGATGCGAGTTTCCAATATgatcaaattcatgaaaaattatattttaatgccaaaaatattacttatagATCAGATCGACCTGTCTCATTAATATAAGCTCGTGATCTCATAAAAGACTTACTCTTACTTTTAAtcattatatatgtataattagGACAAGGAATATGGATGCCATATAAATGATTTTGATGATCTCCATAGATAGTTTAAGTTATGgtgtattaaaatttattataagaaatatataatataattttgcgGAGAATGAGAAGTAAAAGTTCATGTTTATAGATAACAAAACAGAGCTGCTGATTTCTTTATATCTAAAGCATCGAAATACGTCAGATGATACAGAATTACCAGAACCCCTCCACCAGGCTTACACGACATCATGGAAGATATAATAAGATGAGAATTGACACTTGCAGAAGAATAACAATAACTTAGTTGGTCAGTTGCGAGTGTCCAACACCcatgaattaaaaatatataataaaattaattaagcatttattaaaatatatgtcagacaaaatttgaatgtttttttttccctttataATTAGGATTCgcttaattatatataatatggaCCCATATGATCGACGAATTGCATTTCGattaaaaatgttcaaaattTATTCGTCCCTACTACAAAATGGAAATCTTGAGTGGTTGAAAGAAAAAGAACATTGGGAAACATGGAGGAACCACTAAAAAAAAGAACATTGGGAAACATGGAGGAAGCATATTTATTGCTGTTTGCACCTAAACATATCTCATAACATATCCGTCAATTGACTTgtaactcatctcaaatttagaGAAAAATATAAGGTTCGAGACCCaacaatacaaaaataaaataaaaaatatcctCCCCAactcaaaataaaaaagaacACAACTTGTCCGCATCACCAGTAATTTATCATTCTGAAAAACTAGTTCGAATTCTTCAAAATCACCACCTACAGTTCATTTTTTACAAATCAAATTTACGCgaataaaacataatatcaCAGCTAGTAAATTCTCTCTGCCGTAGATACTGGACGTAAGAAAACAACGATAACTGTAATGTTATCTTTGCTGCCTCGTGCTGCAGCTTCAGTCGCCAATCTCTTCGCGCACATTCCAGCCTCTTTCACCGTGTCTCTGATGATGCTAACGACGTCTGTGTTTCTCATGACATCCCACAGCCCATCACTGGCCATCACCTGCAAAATTAATTACACATATTATAATcaatagaaaagaaaaaagatgtAAATATTTATTTAGGAGTGAttgggaaaaaatatatattatttggatATACACCATGAATTAAAAACCATTTTTCCTAAAAGTTTGATTTCACAAAAGTGGTCCGATAACAGCTTTTAATATGCCTCAGAAGTATGCATAAGACCAGAACACATTACACACACCAGAAATTAATTAATAGTTCCCATTACTTGGATTCTAGGCAACAATTATCTAGACTCTAGAGTTTAGGCAACAAATTATGTACACCCAAATATCTATTGCAAATGGCTTCCCAAATAAATATGACTTACTACATATTCATCTTCTGCCGATAGTAAAGTTTCATCAACCTCAGGTTCTGCAGTTACATAAGGCTTTAGATCATCATCGCCAATGGATCGTGTCACCTGATAAAAGAACATAATGACAAAAGACAAAGCAATATCGGATACAGAAATCACAAAACATTATAGAGACAAAATGCACATATTTATATCTTGTCCTTCATCAAAAAAAATTGTTAACACTAATTTTACTTAAGTGAATTACCTGGAGAGCGGCAGGACCAACCCTCCATGTATCAAGCTGCCATTTAACCTCTCCACCAGCACTAATGACTCGCTCTCTCTCTTCAAGACAACTAGCAACATGGTCCTACTATATTGAAGCCgtccaattaaaaaaaaaaaaaagcacacACCTTGCAGAGGTGGACCGAGGAATTCTAGGGAAAGAGGGAAAAATGGGATTGAGGTAAACTCAAAGGAAATCAGGAGGACTTATATAATTACATAAATTCCAGCTCACCCTGGTTAAAGCATAGGGATTCCCTGTACGACATAAAATCACTCTGCAATCGCCGGCATTAGCAACAAATAGCTTGTTTTTCACTATAAGAGCAGTGACTGCAGTACAACCAGGGTGGAAGTCCTTTTGAATAACTCCAGTTAATTTACGCTGAGAGTTTATCTCATTCCTGAAGACAATATCGGTCCTAACAAAAGCTTCTACTAGTGCTTTAGAAGGACTGCACACAAGCCAGATACATAAAGATAAGTAACTCTACAACACTCAAAATTAGATTATAAAGAGAAGGGTTTTACCTGCACGCTGAAATCTGAGTCCTCAAAAATTCAGGTAGAGCCCCAGCTGAAAACTCAGCAGCAGCTGCACCTGCACATAATACAGGAGCTTGTATTTGTTTCTTGATGCCATTTGCACAAGTCAATTGCAAAATATTCAAAAGGTCAAACAGCTATAATAGCTGAACCTAAAACAAAATACTGAGTGACCAGGCAATTGAGAAATCTTGCCATGAGAAAACATTCGTTCCTCTTCCCCCAATTTTCAACCAGAAAGGCAGCTTTTGTCTCTGAAAGAGATATTTTCTAACCTTATTTTCTTAATCTATTTACCCTTTCTCCCCAAATGAACAGGAAAACAGTAACTCGAGAGTTAATAATCCCTAGAGTTTGCATTGATGTCATTAGAAAGTGGATTTACATATACCTCGATGACCATCAAAAATCCCAAAAAAATGGACATCCTTTTCATTACAGAAATTGGGTATTAAAAAATGTGAATCCTCCATGGTTTCTCTTCTTCCACAAGTTGAGAAGGAACCCCAAGAGAGAACTGGGTGGTACACCAAAGAATTGTTTGAAGAGTGAAACCACGTGCCCCGAACATTATGAGAAGTAAGCAAATCACTTGGTGAAAACCCTTTGCCATGGGCAAACCAGTTAATTGGTTCTTGATAACTTTGCATGGTTGTTTCATGGGTATGCCCACAAGATATACGAGAGTTGACAAAGGCGTCATCTTTATTCACTCCTTTTTCGCGTTCAAACATTACATCAAGTTCTGAAACAATCTCATTGAAAGATGGCCTCTTTTGAGGGTCTGCATCCCAACATCTCTGTATCAAAGAGATGAACTTGGTTGAAGCACCGGACTCAGGGGTAGCTAGAACCGGTCGCAAGCCTTCAGAAACCACAGCAGCTGTAAGTTGCTGCCCGGTGTAGTTCATTTCCAAGACTGTATGCGCCTGCCACCAGCATGTTAAATGTAATAAGCCCAGAAGATCAATAATGACCCACCAATATAAACAACAAttaaaaaggaaataaaatacaaCGTGGCTGTTTAACACGAACTCAGTATGTTTGAGTATTATTTATCTTGAACTGCGTTTTGAGATTACCGAATTATATGATTCTGTTCTGTAATTAAGAAGTTCCATGACCAATACTAAGAGAGAGGCTGCTCAAAAGAAGACTGGAAGAAGTGTGCGAGGGCAAAACTCATGGGAATACAAGATGCAAGGATTCCTAACAAACTAGAAGTTGATAGTAGTCGATTTTGCAGTAAATACAAGGTAAAAAGTGCAAAATGTCACCATCACTGTACAAGCATCATTGATTTTCAAAACGATGTTTTCTCCTTCGCAACAGCGCAGGCAATAGAACCTGGCATAATttgcaaagaaaaaatatttgatgCCAACTTATCCTTTCTATACAAATTAGCTGACGCTCTTTTTCTTCAAACGAGTATGCgtaaacaaaggaaaaggaaaaggtaaatttttactttatttCTCCACCTTCCACCACATTAATTTCCCTTTTTCTCCAGTATTCTTGGTACAAAAAAGCAAAAAAATAAGTGATAACCTGTGCCTCTGCTCGAAGATCGGTATATGGGATTACACCAGTAAGAAGCTCACTGCAACATATAGAGGTTCAAGTATCACAGAATTTGGGGACAAATAAAGAGGTAAAATTACATTTCAGTAATAAATTAAAAGAAGTAAAATTGTTCTCCAATTACGCAGGCCTATCGTATAGTTATTTTTATCGTTTTCTTCATGCTCAAAATTCATCATTCCTTAAACATGGTGCAGCTACAATAAGCAGAACCCAATCATAAAGTCTTGATATTGAGGGGCCGCTAGTCAAGGCTCTTAGAGGTCTCTTGTTGTACCCATTAGGCAACTGCAATAGATAAATTCACCCTAATCGCAGAACTTcaataaatttcatttttaaagCCAAACCCGTAATTTCCACTTCATAACATTTCAACTCCACCCAACTAGACATCTACTTCTCAAGCAAATAACTAAAATAGATACAGCAAAAGGTGAGATCAATTTCTTCGAAGCATCAGCAGCACAAAATGCAAGGCTATATACCCAATCCCAAGCATCAGTAACACCTTGAATTGGCCAACAGCTCTTATAACTCAAGCTCTAagtgaattttttatttttattttttggaatCAGCTCACGTgaattttaataataagaaaatgcCACAGATTAGACCTCAAACAAATTGTTGAAGCAATTTTGCTTCTCATGATTGCTAAACAACtattatcaaaaaaaaataatatgctCCAGAGAATCATTTCAAGGAATTAGACGAGCATAAGAACAACATTCAATTTTCGTCAATCAAAGACATAACAAATCATTGGGAAGTTCTTACTTAATTGTGATTCCAAAACTATAAACATCAGATTTTTCGGTGTGTATCTCTTTTCTCAGCACTTCAGGTGCCATGTAAATAAGAGTACCGACCATATTTCTTTTGTGGAAGCCACCTGTTGGCTTGCCAGATTTCCAGTCTGCTGCGGAAACTTGTTTAAGATTATTCTTGTGCTCAGCTAAACCAAAGTCTGCTAAATGCGGATGAAAATTCTCGTCAAGCTGCACAGAACACTGCATAAATCATCATCTCATTCAAGATAAGTGCAACAGATGCCACATGCAagtaaaaatattaaagttcaCAAAAAATTCAAATGTGTAGTTAGTGTTATAAGTTTGGATGCATCAAAAGATCGTCGAAGACGTTACAAGAATATTTGCTGGTTTCACATCCCTATGCACAATCCCAAGGTTATGAAGATATTGTAGAGCTTTTGCTGCAAACAGAAAACAAAGAATCTGCCATCTTGAAAAGGTCAAaagagaagaagaaagaaaaattagaTCACTGAATAGATAGTTCAGAAACCAGCCAGTCAACTCATCAAAGGATCAAACCATAATGGCATAAAAGAGGAGGATAAAACATAGTCGACATAGATCTCCAGTGAACCTTATTTTGGATCTACTTGTTTAGAAAAACAGTTGCAATTCAGGAGCACATCATCCACCCCCACGCTAATCTGCCATCTCATGTATTACATATTCGTCAAATAAATCCATTTCCATCTACTGAATTTGGCGTGCAAAACACAAATTCATTCAAATTTTATGGCAGTTTCGAGAAGAAAATCATATTAGAGGCAGCAAAGATAAACTTTATGATTTCTAATTAATGGCATGTCCTCTTCCAGTTCGACTACCAAATTTGCATTTGTTGATCTTCGAAAAAGAAGATAAAAAATGTACAGACACTCTGCAAAACTAGAAGTCAGATACCATAATAGACACGATACAATAACCTTAAGTGCAAGTTAAATTTGCCCACACCATGAAACTCACCTTAAATCCATCATTAAAGGAATAAATTCAGAGAAGTTATTGTTCGAATTAGCAATAATTGGGGATTGAAAGAATAAGAATCTGCTATGCATATTCATTTTAATTTGTGGTCACAGCATATGATAGAACAAATTTGCCTGACGCGTTGTTTTTACCAAGTTTAGTTATCAtatgcacgtgcaagagttacaaaaaataagaatatattACAATTTCCACTTTGCTGATTGACGCTGCcagctatttttaaatttttttaaaaaaaatgaattattaaCCAAGATAGAACAAAGAACTTGAGGCAAACAACACTTAAGCACCAAATGTAGTTCAAAAGGCAAAGCATCAACCACGTCACAGTTAAGATGATACTCTATCATGCCATCAATTTCTGAGATAGTTAATGCCCCCCTGCTTTAATCATCAATATACCAAGAAAATTTATTGACACGCCAACTACTACTAAGATTCATCAGAGACGCGTGTCTGTACCTAAATAAAGGTTGATTTTAACTGCTTGACCAATGCTTGGACTCCATTCTTCAACGTGTAGTTTCTGGGCTAGATTTCCAGCCTCGTAAAATTCCAAGAAAAACATGTAGTTTGGCGGTCTTGCATGCGCCGCCACCAACTTTAATATTCCAGGATGATCTACCTTGCTTCAGCAATCATATCCCAAGAAAAAATTATAGTGCGCCAAAAATATTGTTTCTAAATACAAATGAGCATTACATGATAATCACAAAGACTATCAAATTCACTCTACACAAAGGATTCTAATTTTATCCACGGGAGCTGAATTCCACTCAATCGCATGCATTCATCTGTATAACCAAATCTTGCAATATTTGTGAGTTTAAAAAGTTGTAGACGGTAAATCTAACAAGATAACCAAGGTCTGTCATAATGGAGGCAAAAATGCTAGAAGTGACAAGACCAAGCAAAACTACATATAGAAAGGAATTGTGTTTAGGGAATTGACCTCGAAACATGCTGATACCGCAATACCGCGACCCAGAAGCTCAAGAAAGAAAAATATGCCAACAGTAGTTTTAAGCTCATACAATATTCGGAATTTTTTTCCCATAACCTGGTGTTTTCCCGATAAATATCataagaagaaagaaaaataaccAGAGTATTTGCAATTCTTTGTGGAATTTGTCGAGGTCGTCGGAAGTGGATAAAATCGGTTTCTTCACGGCCACTTTCGTACCATCAAGAACGGCTCCGTAAACCACACTCTCCGCCCCTTGAAACCAAAAATCCAGAAAATCCCAGTTGATATTTAAGCAAAAAGTATACTCATAGCTGATATACGAATATACGATCCTCGAAAAAATAATGTTGCGTGGATTATTTCCACACATACCTCGGGCAATTGGGGAAGCAATGGAGTAAGAAGAAGGGCGGAGATGAAGAGGGATCGTCTGACTGTGGCAGCAACCTCGAATACAATTGTTTGGTTCCATAATTTCcaataccattttctttaatctatGTTTCTTGAGGGATCACCAGGACGTAGAAATGGAAGCCAGTGAATTTCTTGAATTAGCTACACCACACAATACGCCATAAAACAGAAACTGGAATTATCCCCCGAAAAATTCATAATCCAGTTATCCCAATTTGGAAACGGAACCGAAATAGCTGTGATTTTAGTCGGTGAACAAGATCGAAATCAAGCCAAAATGGAACAATATTTTTTCGATGGAACATATTGTATATGACTTATCTAATATGTTTTAATTGACTGATATGgtttatatgatattatatcaACTACCATGGTTtaccaaaaataaataataatcgtCGTCTCACACTCTAGTAAACTAcatgatgatatatttttatctttataattttatttatgtcATGTCCTCATTATGTCGCGTATAATTTACTCCTTGTGCATTGTTCGTAGCGGCAAGCTCTTCAAGGGTTTTGGCGCCATGTTCAGATGGACAATTCCGTAAGATTAAGTTAAATGTGatgttgcatatttttttgCACCATGTTTTTCTGAATGTGTTTATTTCGATCTATAGCAAGAGTTGGCAATGACTGATAAATAGTTTTATATGAATTAAAAAGTGGTAAAGCAACATCTGATAAATGTGCATAATCATCACAACCATGATTTATTAAGAAACTAAGAACATAAAGAAGACATGGGAGTACACCAAAAGATACTAAAACCACTTCACATTTCAACTTTTCTCTAACATTACATACACATCTGGTTATCTAATCTCATCTGTACTATCCTCTACATCTCATTTCATTGGCATCAAATATATTGGAGAGAAAAAAATAAGGGAATGATTTCACAGCAAATGGCTACAGCTTCGAAAAATGGCTAACACCTTCGCGTCTGAGCCTATAATTCTTGGTTCTTGGAGATGTTTTCCAGGCAACAGCCGAGTAGTTGGATCGCATTTCATTCATGCTTTGTGGTATGCACGAGAAGAAACTCCGTGCAGAAGTCTGATGAACCCCAAGAAACTGAGATTTCCATCTGAGTGTCGAATCCAGTCCTGCAGAACCACATGGACAGGTACGGATGGACCAAGTCCAAGCTCCTGTCAAAAGGCGATAGAGACATGAGAATTTGTAACATCGTCGATTAACTATTGAACCAATCTAAACAGGGGCGGATCCAGAAATTAGGGAGATAGGGGAAAATGGAACAGACATGGCAGGCTACATGGATTTTGAGGAGCAAAACTtgcaattttataaaaattagatacaaaatttcaaaaaaaattctgaAATGAGGGGAGGATTGTCACCCTCATCCCCAAGCTGGACTCCCCCCTGTATATAAAGTCTTGAAACAACGATACAGGAAGATCTTTATAATTTAAAGAAGGCTAATTTAGTCCCTAATTTGTTTCAAGCAGAGGTAAGGGCATAGAACAAAGGGAGGAATACCGGGGCAAGTTCCTCTATCTTTATGGGCCTGTTTCCATCCTTCTCAAACAATTCATAGGCAAGGCGTGCGTGTTGCTCCCAGgtttccattccttccagctGATGTACACTTGTGGCTGCTGCACAAAATTCTTCAAGATCCAATTTCCCAAATTGAAGAGAACTCACCTGATTgacacatgaaaatatgatttaacCATTGTCATCACCAGTATAATATCAAGTCTTGTAACTATATATGATATGTCAAAAATCCATGACAGAACTAACGTTTGAAAGAGAAATGAGTTACCAAGAGTATTACCATATTGACATAATCCAGAACCCGTGAGTCCTTCATTGCATCGGTGGAGATCTTTGACATAGCCTGCGACCAAAGTAATAAAATCAGCGAAGTAAGATAAGatgattaaaaatactaaaaacagATACAGAGGGCGGCGAGAGAGAGATGACCGTTTTAAAGTTCTGTGGGTATATGAATCCGCTTTTACCCGGTCCTAGCAATTGGAACTGTTCCCTTAGATAGGTTAACTGAGGTACCGACAACGTTCTTGCAAGTGCCTGTTTCAAGAACAGGTTTCTTAGTAAATCATATCTGCAACGAGTACCATTTTCACTGAAGATAAACTTGAAATGAAAAAAGATGGTACAAGAGACACAAATTGTCCAAGGAATTGACagaaaatatcataattaataGATTACCAGTGAAAGTTATTTCTTATTACAGTCAAAATATACATACCCTTAAAGCTGTCTTTCTCAGAGAAGAGGAACATGTATAAGCTTTTACTAGCTTATACACAATCATATCCAGCGGGATGTTCATAGTGTGATTGCCAGCTAGCCATGGATGACCTATAAATCAAAAACTTCATCAACATATTTGGGTACCAAGTTATTCCACTAGATTTTCTTGGTGGACTCGCTGGAAAGACCAGTTTAGAAATCCCATTTTGGATAAAACAGAATCCATTATAAATATTTCCACCCGACTTACAAAGAGCCTGAGCTGCTGTTAGCCTTTTCCGGTAATCTTTGTTCAATAACCTCTTCACGAAATCTACGGCATTAGAGGACAGAGAAGGCCATGGATCTTCATCAAAGCTGGGGTCAGCCTTTAGAACATCGCGGAAGATTCCAGACTCTGTCCTTGACCAGAACGGTCTGCTTCCGCAAAGAAGAATATACGCGATTACACCGATACTCCACATATCGGCTTCCGTTCCATATGATCTATGCAAAACTTCGGGCGCCACGTAGTAAGCACTTCCAACAATATCATTCAATCGTTCATCTAAATTATCAATCCATCTAGATTAACACCACAAAAACATTGAAAAGAACACAAAAAAAAGTATTTCATACCAATAAACTCAACCTGGCTTTACATAATCGGACAGTCCAAAATCGATGGCTTTCAGAGTGGAATGCTCGTCATTTGATGTGAATAGAAAATTCTGAGACAatgtaaaattttcattttagttGTATCTAGTTATCATATTCTCCACAAAAGCAGGAAAAAATATTCATGAAGCGTATACATTGAATTGTACGAGTGCTTGTGTTTTAGCTGATATATATTTCCTGGAAAATGGAAAACCGACAATTGCACAGACAAGCTATCAGACTATCTAAATGATAATCATGGCATTCGTGGAAGAAATATTATAAGTTCAAAGATCAGTTGATTAATTAAAGACACTCGAAGAATATTTGTGCAATATAAGTTAAAGTTCACCAAATAAAGGAAGCTCCTGTTAGAGTAGTCCATAAATCAAAGAATATTTTCGAACATATTTCACCTATATAAAGAGGTGATGGTTGTAATGCAAACTAGTAGAGATTAATAGAGTTCTAGCAGTCAGATGTGAATGTAGACCTTTTATGGCACAACCACGCTAATCATTAGTTATACCGCATTCAttcattgatgtatttttacTACTTTAGAATATAGCCCTTACCAGAACTATGACTAAAGAAAATAAGACCAGAGTTCTCAATACATGGCTTGATGCGGCAAAACTAATAGATTGATTAAACGGAATAACTTTCCTTCAGGAGTGGGCAAATGAGactatttaatgaaataaaggTATTGCACTATGATATATTTGCTAGAAAAAGGCTTGTATAATAGTGTGTGACAGTAGATGTACCTCGGGTTTTAGGTCACGGTGAACCACACCTTGGAGATGACAATATGCAACCACGCTTAAAATCTGTACCATGACCATTTTAGCATCTTCTTCCGAGTATTTGCCACCCCTTGATCAAACAAACGGAAAATTACATAAAAGACCAAGAATGAAGAGAGACTCATAAAAATGGAAAGGAAAAGGAATTAAGCTTTACCTAGCAAGAATTTTATCCAGTAATTCTCCTCCTTCACATAACCTGCGGTGAGGAAAAAATTTTAGGAGGTcaatattcagattttagaTAGGCCGTGGCCGAGGTTCAGAGGGGATTTGAAACATGGCAGTTGAATGAGACCACAAAATGCCACGAAAAAGTAAGATTATATATCTCTCAGTGTCTAAAATATACTTGAGAAGATCGTttcttataaataaataaataaatatatacttGAGAAGAGCCTTAGCTTTGCCACCAAGTTAATTGATGTTAACAATCCAAACTTACTCCATTACAACATAGACATTTTCTTCATCCTCGAAGGCATCATAGAATTGTACTAAGTTCTTATGTCCTGTCAGTGCACGGAGTATCTTTACTTCTCTTCTGACGTCCTCTATGGCAATAGCTGTTGTCATCTGCAAAATAATATTTAGAAGATTTGGTCAATAAATAAGAGCTTCAACT is a window encoding:
- the LOC142552043 gene encoding protein kinase and PP2C-like domain-containing protein isoform X1; the encoded protein is MVLEIMEPNNCIRGCCHSQTIPLHLRPSSYSIASPIARGAESVVYGAVLDGTKVAVKKPILSTSDDLDKFHKELQILCKVDHPGILKLVAAHARPPNYMFFLEFYEAGNLAQKLHVEEWSPSIGQAVKINLYLAKALQYLHNLGIVHRDVKPANILCSVQLDENFHPHLADFGLAEHKNNLKQVSAADWKSGKPTGGFHKRNMVGTLIYMAPEVLRKEIHTEKSDVYSFGITINELLTGVIPYTDLRAEAQVITYFFAFLYQEYWRKREINVVEGGEIKFYCLRCCEGENIVLKINDACTVMAHTVLEMNYTGQQLTAAVVSEGLRPVLATPESGASTKFISLIQRCWDADPQKRPSFNEIVSELDVMFEREKGVNKDDAFVNSRISCGHTHETTMQSYQEPINWFAHGKGFSPSDLLTSHNVRGTWFHSSNNSLVYHPVLSWGSFSTCGRRETMEDSHFLIPNFCNEKDVHFFGIFDGHRGAAAAEFSAGALPEFLRTQISACSPSKALVEAFVRTDIVFRNEINSQRKLTGVIQKDFHPGCTAVTALIVKNKLFVANAGDCRVILCRTGNPYALTRDHVASCLEERERVISAGGEVKWQLDTWRVGPAALQVTRSIGDDDLKPYVTAEPEVDETLLSAEDEYVVMASDGLWDVMRNTDVVSIIRDTVKEAGMCAKRLATEAAARGSKDNITVIVVFLRPVSTAERIY
- the LOC142552043 gene encoding protein kinase and PP2C-like domain-containing protein isoform X2, translating into MVLEIMEPNNCIRGCCHSQTIPLHLRPSSYSIASPIARGAESVVYGAVLDGTKVAVKKPILSTSDDLDKFHKELQILCKVDHPGILKLVAAHARPPNYMFFLEFYEAGNLAQKLHVEEWSPSIGQAVKINLYLAKALQYLHNLGIVHRDVKPANILLDENFHPHLADFGLAEHKNNLKQVSAADWKSGKPTGGFHKRNMVGTLIYMAPEVLRKEIHTEKSDVYSFGITINELLTGVIPYTDLRAEAQVITYFFAFLYQEYWRKREINVVEGGEIKFYCLRCCEGENIVLKINDACTVMAHTVLEMNYTGQQLTAAVVSEGLRPVLATPESGASTKFISLIQRCWDADPQKRPSFNEIVSELDVMFEREKGVNKDDAFVNSRISCGHTHETTMQSYQEPINWFAHGKGFSPSDLLTSHNVRGTWFHSSNNSLVYHPVLSWGSFSTCGRRETMEDSHFLIPNFCNEKDVHFFGIFDGHRGAAAAEFSAGALPEFLRTQISACSPSKALVEAFVRTDIVFRNEINSQRKLTGVIQKDFHPGCTAVTALIVKNKLFVANAGDCRVILCRTGNPYALTRDHVASCLEERERVISAGGEVKWQLDTWRVGPAALQVTRSIGDDDLKPYVTAEPEVDETLLSAEDEYVVMASDGLWDVMRNTDVVSIIRDTVKEAGMCAKRLATEAAARGSKDNITVIVVFLRPVSTAERIY